A region of the Etheostoma cragini isolate CJK2018 unplaced genomic scaffold, CSU_Ecrag_1.0 ScbMSFa_418, whole genome shotgun sequence genome:
tacattcatctgacagctttagttgctagttactttagttgctagtttagttactagttactttagttacttcactacattcatctgacagctttagttgctagttactttagttgctagttactttagttactagttactttagttacttcactacattcatctgacagctttagttgctagttactttagttactagttactttagttgcTAGTTAtttcactacattcatctgacagatttagttactagttactttagttgctagttactttagttactagttactccactacattcatctgacaggtTTATCGTACGTTTTCCACCTCCAGCATCACACGCTGGTCAACCAATGAAATGGCTCCAATggtgtagtattagtacttttgcTGAAGTATCTGAGTacttcttacacacacacacacacacacaccgtgtcTGTGGTTAAAGCTTCTCTCCCTCCAGCGTGAGTGTATCTCGGTGCACGTCGGCCAGGCCGGGGTCCAGATTggcaatgcatgctgggagctGTACTGCCTGGAGCACGGCATCCAGCCGGACGGACACCTGCTGGGGGGCCAGGCCGGCGGGGGGGCGGACGACTCCTTCTCCACCTTCTTCAACGAGACCGGCGCCGGGAAGCACAGCCCCCGCGCCATCTTTGTGGACCTGGAGCCCACGGTCATCGGTAAAATAACATGGGGGGTcgacttatgcccctgtattttaac
Encoded here:
- the LOC117941080 gene encoding tubulin alpha-2 chain-like — translated: MRECISVHVGQAGVQIGNACWELYCLEHGIQPDGHLLGGQAGGGADDSFSTFFNETGAGKHSPRAIFVDLEPTVIGKITWGVDLCP